In a genomic window of Streptomyces sp. NBC_01142:
- a CDS encoding HemK2/MTQ2 family protein methyltransferase, with translation MLSMLEADSRVGRPLTPPGVYAPQDDTLLLAEALEREPLHPGAAVLDVGTGAGTLALAAARRGARVTAVDKALRAVLTTRLNATLARLRVEVLRGDLLAPAAGRRFDLILSNPPYVPAPQPGLPHRGPALAWDAGCDGRALVDRICDGTAELLRPGGALLLVHSALCGVEPTLARLSRAGLRAEVTDRRCIPFGPVLRSRSGWLEEQGLIGPGEEKEELVIIRADRIQ, from the coding sequence ATGCTCAGCATGCTGGAAGCGGACAGCAGAGTCGGGCGCCCACTGACTCCCCCCGGGGTATACGCCCCCCAGGACGACACACTCCTGCTGGCAGAGGCTCTGGAACGCGAACCCCTGCATCCGGGCGCGGCTGTCCTCGATGTGGGAACAGGAGCGGGAACGCTCGCGCTGGCCGCAGCCCGGCGCGGCGCTCGTGTGACCGCCGTCGACAAGGCTTTGCGCGCCGTACTCACCACCCGCCTCAACGCCACGCTCGCGCGGCTGAGAGTCGAAGTGCTGCGCGGCGATCTGCTGGCTCCGGCCGCAGGCCGCCGCTTCGATCTCATCCTGAGCAATCCGCCCTATGTGCCTGCGCCGCAACCCGGTCTGCCGCACCGCGGGCCGGCCCTGGCCTGGGACGCGGGCTGCGACGGCCGAGCCCTGGTGGACCGGATATGCGACGGCACCGCTGAACTGCTTCGCCCCGGTGGAGCCCTTCTGCTGGTGCACTCCGCTCTGTGCGGCGTCGAGCCGACGCTGGCGCGTCTGAGCCGGGCGGGGCTGAGGGCGGAGGTGACCGACCGGCGCTGCATCCCCTTCGGACCGGTGCTCCGCTCGCGAAGTGGATGGCTGGAGGAGCAGGGGCTGATCGGGCCCGGCGAGGAGAAGGAAGAGCTGGTGATCATCCGTGCCGACCGCATCCAGTGA